A genomic stretch from Skermanella mucosa includes:
- a CDS encoding beta-ketoacyl synthase N-terminal-like domain-containing protein yields MTCQPVVTGAGLVTCLGRDQDAVWSRLMAGESGVAPIEAFDTAQCLNGSGGEIKDGLPSDGGARMAALLEGALRAALADADLAIGDLAGRRAALVVGSSFGNIFQTENGPVELDHYIRPLLGGLGLDLPVISVSSACSSGSDAIATGADLIDFAGFDVVLCGGVDVLDIYKMVGHSALGTLSPPRCTPFSADGDGTALGEGAALLVLEAPADAARRGARVRSVLTGRASTTDTNTLTSPDLTGAGAMRAIDNALAQDGGTAADIAYVNAHGSGTPVNDAMEAQVYAGMFGKHRPAISSTKAAFGHTLGATGAIEAGIAILALERGEAPPTSGLAAVHEDWRRAAVVLPGDRAPLPPGRAALSVTYGFGGANVALLFRRPEASPS; encoded by the coding sequence ATGACCTGCCAACCCGTCGTCACCGGCGCCGGCCTGGTCACCTGCCTCGGCAGGGACCAGGACGCGGTCTGGTCGCGGCTGATGGCCGGGGAATCCGGCGTGGCCCCGATCGAGGCGTTCGATACCGCCCAGTGCCTGAACGGCTCCGGCGGCGAGATCAAGGACGGGCTGCCGTCCGACGGCGGCGCCCGCATGGCGGCGCTGCTGGAGGGCGCCCTGCGCGCGGCCCTGGCCGACGCCGACCTGGCGATCGGCGACCTGGCGGGCCGCCGGGCGGCCCTGGTCGTCGGATCGAGCTTCGGCAACATCTTCCAGACCGAGAACGGCCCGGTCGAGCTGGACCACTATATAAGGCCGCTGCTCGGCGGGCTGGGGCTGGACCTTCCGGTGATCAGCGTGTCGTCGGCCTGCTCGTCCGGCAGCGACGCCATCGCGACCGGCGCCGACCTGATCGATTTCGCCGGTTTCGACGTCGTGCTGTGCGGCGGGGTCGACGTGCTGGACATCTACAAGATGGTCGGCCATTCCGCGCTCGGCACGCTGTCGCCGCCCCGCTGCACGCCGTTCTCGGCGGACGGCGACGGCACCGCCCTGGGCGAGGGCGCCGCCCTGCTGGTGCTGGAGGCGCCGGCCGACGCGGCGCGCCGCGGCGCCCGCGTGCGCTCGGTCCTGACCGGCCGCGCCTCGACCACCGACACCAATACCCTGACCTCGCCCGACCTGACCGGCGCGGGGGCCATGCGGGCGATCGACAACGCCCTGGCCCAGGACGGCGGTACGGCCGCCGACATCGCCTATGTCAACGCCCATGGTTCCGGCACCCCGGTGAACGACGCCATGGAGGCGCAGGTCTATGCCGGGATGTTCGGGAAGCACCGGCCGGCGATCTCCTCCACCAAGGCGGCGTTCGGCCACACGCTGGGCGCCACCGGCGCGATCGAGGCGGGCATCGCGATCCTGGCTCTGGAACGCGGCGAGGCGCCGCCGACCTCCGGCCTCGCCGCCGTCCACGAGGACTGGCGCCGCGCCGCCGTCGTGCTGCCGGGCGACCGGGCGCCGCTGCCGCCCGGCCGGGCGGCCCTGAGCGTCACCTACGGGTTCGGCGGAGCCAACGTGGCGCTGCTGTTCCGCCGGCCGGAGGCGTCGCCGTCATGA
- a CDS encoding acyl-CoA thioesterase has translation MTGSEIIAEAAPPARVRLAVADVLYSHRVCPAEVDGFNVVHFSNYLRWVSAALMELFEKAGLGPGRFCDGTVEIRVGRAQMAYVSSARLGDPIEASIRSVEFDRSSMILGCAVQANGRVLSRGRLTIAFVLSATGALTPVPDEVRAALARGRAA, from the coding sequence ATGACCGGCTCGGAAATCATCGCGGAGGCAGCCCCTCCGGCACGGGTCCGTCTGGCGGTAGCGGACGTGCTCTACAGCCACCGGGTGTGCCCGGCCGAGGTGGACGGCTTCAACGTCGTCCATTTCTCGAACTACCTGCGCTGGGTGAGCGCCGCCCTGATGGAGCTGTTCGAGAAGGCCGGCCTGGGGCCGGGCCGCTTCTGCGACGGCACCGTCGAGATCCGGGTCGGCCGCGCCCAGATGGCCTACGTCTCGTCGGCCCGGCTGGGCGACCCGATCGAGGCGTCGATCCGGTCGGTGGAGTTCGACCGGTCCAGCATGATCCTGGGCTGCGCCGTGCAGGCCAACGGTCGCGTCCTGTCGCGCGGGCGGCTGACCATCGCCTTCGTCCTGTCGGCCACCGGCGCCCTGACGCCTGTTCCGGACGAGGTGCGCGCGGCGCTGGCGCGGGGGAGGGCGGCATGA
- a CDS encoding acyl carrier protein — protein sequence MSLTKEALDQDVMKQELKQFLVDQLFVDMPVDTIRTDMGLASEIGVDSLGFTELMAHLEDKYGVSISQDEFVPENFRSLDTVVALVLSKLG from the coding sequence ATGTCGCTCACCAAGGAAGCTCTCGACCAGGACGTCATGAAGCAGGAGCTGAAGCAGTTCCTGGTGGACCAGCTGTTCGTGGACATGCCCGTCGATACCATCCGGACCGACATGGGGCTGGCCAGCGAGATCGGCGTCGACAGCCTGGGCTTCACCGAGCTGATGGCCCACCTGGAGGACAAGTACGGCGTCAGCATCAGCCAGGACGAATTCGTCCCGGAGAATTTCCGCAGCCTCGACACCGTCGTCGCCCTGGTCCTGTCCAAGCTGGGCTGA
- a CDS encoding GlcG/HbpS family heme-binding protein, which yields MSSDILTKKSIGTAMAGRMIAAAEAKAVELGIPMAISIADESGVQKAFVRMDGAPLLAIQVAVNKAKTAAGFGIPTHVWHDFIKDDAPLALGAPHIDGLVVFGGGYPIKAGDAVIGAIGVSGGHYSDDMKVAEAALAAVS from the coding sequence ATGAGTTCCGACATCCTGACCAAGAAGAGCATCGGCACGGCGATGGCCGGGCGGATGATCGCGGCGGCGGAGGCCAAGGCAGTCGAGCTGGGCATTCCCATGGCGATCAGCATCGCCGACGAGAGCGGCGTGCAGAAGGCCTTCGTCCGCATGGACGGCGCGCCGCTGCTCGCGATCCAGGTCGCCGTCAACAAGGCCAAGACCGCCGCCGGCTTCGGCATCCCGACCCATGTCTGGCACGATTTCATCAAAGACGACGCGCCGCTGGCCCTGGGCGCCCCGCACATCGACGGCCTGGTCGTCTTCGGCGGCGGCTATCCGATCAAGGCCGGGGACGCCGTCATCGGAGCCATCGGCGTCAGCGGCGGCCACTACAGCGACGACATGAAGGTCGCCGAGGCGGCCCTGGCGGCCGTTTCCTGA